A single region of the Leptodactylus fuscus isolate aLepFus1 chromosome 5, aLepFus1.hap2, whole genome shotgun sequence genome encodes:
- the LOC142203043 gene encoding uncharacterized protein LOC142203043 yields the protein MGLIRVFVRNKVVDSVDMDLFTDAAGSVGFGAYCQVEEISRVGPGGGGGWRSFPGGLMGPALRAANGLIEASLARGTWVAYSTAWRQWENWVQSFQGLGLSDEGLLFLLIGQGKEEGWSVSKVNRLLAGLAFGFKLRNRQDITKSFVVQQAVKGWRRGWESRDQRRPVSFLMLVEIGGLLEGVCSSAGEVRLFKLAFSLAFFAALRIGELVSPSVSRPGGLLSEDIELFTDGLEFRIRRSKTDQAGKGAKVILFGIPECIMCPVRCLRDYLPSVRMSGIPLLRHATGDNLSRFQFVAVFRKCVVASGREPKEFGSHSFRIGAATEAARHGLGEDVVRKIGRWESIRFRSYLRPGWLN from the exons ATGGGATTGATCCGGGTATTTGTACG AAACAAGGTGGTTGATTCAGTGGACATGGACTTGTTCACTGATGCGGCTGGTAGCGTGGGGTTTGGGGCATACTGCCAAG TGGAAGAGATTTCGAGAGTTGGCCCCGGAGGCGGAGGAGGTTGGAGATCCTTTCCCGGAGGACTTATGGGACCTGCCCTTCGGGCGGCTAACGGTTTGATTGAAGCATCTTTGGCAAGAGGCACCTGGGTAGCTTACTCGACAGCTTGGAGACAATGGGAGAATTGGGTCCAGTCATTTCAGGGGCTAGGTTTGAGTGATGAGGGTCTTTTGTTTTTATTGATTGGGCAAGGTAAGGAAGAGGGTTGGTCAGTGTCAAAAGTTAACAGGTTATTAGCTGGCTTAGCTTTTGGGTTTAAACTTCGTAATAGGCAGGATATTACAAAATCTTTTGTAGTACAACAGGCAGTTAAGGGTTGGAGAAGGGGTTGGGAGTCCCGTGATCAGAGAAGGCCGGTTTCTTTCCTTATGTTGGTTGAGATAGGGGGATTGTTGGAGGGTGTTTGCAGTTCAGCTGGGGAGGTCAGGTTGTTTAAGTTGGCCTTTTCATTAGCCTTTTTCGCGGCGTTGAGAATCGGGGAATTAGTTAGTCCGTCGGTCAGCAGGCCGGGAGGGTTGTTATCCGAGGACATTGAGTTGTTTACTGACGGGCTGGAATTCAGGATTAGGAGATCAAAGACGGATCAGGCAGGAAAAGGAGCCAAGGTAATATTGTTTGGTATTCCGGAATGTATTATGTGTCCGGTACGTTGTTTAAGGGACTATTTACCGTCTGTGAGGATGTCTGGCATTCCGCTACTGCGACATGCCACTGGGGATAACCTTTCACGTTTTCAGTTCGTGGCAGTTTTTAGGAAGTGCGTGGTGGCCAGTGGAAGGGAACCAAAAGAATTTGGCAGCCACTCCTTCAGGATTGGGGCAGCAACGGAAGCGGCTCGTCATGGTTTGGGAGAAGACGTGGTTCGGAAAATAGGGCGGTGGGAGTCTATTCGTTTTAGATCTTACCTTAGACCAGGTTGGTTGAATTAG